The window GCGTCCATCAGCAGCGTCCGGTGTGGGCCGATCGTCTCCCGGACCGCGGCGACGCGCTCGACTTCGCGTTCCAGGGACTCGCGGCCGACCTTCATCTTCACGACGTCGTGGCCGCGGTCGACGTAGCGCTTCATCTCCTCGCGCAGGCCGTCGAGCCCCTTCTCGTCGCGGTAGTAGCCGCCGCTGGCGTAGGCGGGAACGCTCTCCTTGCTCGCGCCGAGCAGTTTGTATAGCGGGAGGTCGGCCCGCTTACCCTTCAGGTCCCACAGCGCGATATCCACGATGGAGATCGCCCGCAGGAGAACGCCCTTCCGACCGATCTGGACCGTCCCGTCGAACATCTCGCGCCAGAGGCGCGTCGTGTCCGCCGGGTCCTCCCCCTCCACGACCGAGGCGAGCAGTTCGGAGACGGCATCGGCGACGAGTGTCGCACCCCCGTAGCCGAGCGTGTAGCCTATCCCCTCGTTACCCGCGTCGTCGCGGATACGGACGACCGCGTGGTCGCGCTCCTCGACGACGCGCGTCGCGAACGCGACCGGTTCGTCGAGCGGGATGGAGACGGCGAAGCTCTCGATGTCGCTGACTGTCATGCGTGCGACCGGTCACGACCGACTGGGAAAACGATTGGGGTGTAAGAACACCCTACAATCGATTGGTCGCGTCCCAAAGTCGTCTAAAGTTCGCCTCTGGTAGCCTCCACTGAGAGGTCACAGCTTATTGATGTTTTGGTCGAACGCTGGAGCAGCTCGTGCTTGAACGCCTGATACTGCTCAGGGTTGGCGTAGTCTACGAGGCGCAACTGAAGTAACGCCTCTAATCCGGCTGCTGACCACCGCATCCACTGATTCTTGCACCGCTTCGAGACCTCTCCCATCGCCCGTTCGACCGGGTTCGAGGTCCACGGCACC of the Halococcus salifodinae DSM 8989 genome contains:
- a CDS encoding mandelate racemase/muconate lactonizing enzyme family protein; the encoded protein is MTVSDIESFAVSIPLDEPVAFATRVVEERDHAVVRIRDDAGNEGIGYTLGYGGATLVADAVSELLASVVEGEDPADTTRLWREMFDGTVQIGRKGVLLRAISIVDIALWDLKGKRADLPLYKLLGASKESVPAYASGGYYRDEKGLDGLREEMKRYVDRGHDVVKMKVGRESLEREVERVAAVRETIGPHRTLLMDANGKWSNKQEAVRACRAFAEYDPYFIEEPVMPDSVSLMREVNDALPYPVAAGELEFSRYGFAELLREGAVEIVQPDVSVVGGVTEWLRVANTAASYDIPVAPHYNWDLHVHLLGAIENGLWAEYFYRDSDVKAFDDVLEHPMEAEDGELPIPDRPGHGVTFDDDALEQYLI